The following proteins are co-located in the Gordonia polyisoprenivorans genome:
- a CDS encoding acetoacetate decarboxylase family protein translates to MTIPSTTEDTVDIDLGGRLVTVPRDGMFDRYRMDAPLDEVAAMPGVPGVDFFRTLPKTQVETPIGATRTPNFYYAMASARLTMLAPSRAIRAHIPSELAPLEVVPGLGLVSVMFFRYDVCDIDFYTEAAVGVAVRPARHGGRGIADLGSALANDHLHSYALSLPVNTEIAQVRGHDGYGFPKWVTDLQVSIDSTRTSAHIANDAGGTDVAFTASTPAQKNFTSGERVSTLTSYTRRAGAWHSTLNQTNLLATGTSVFPRGFDLTVGEGRMADALRSLKPLRTIRFDATTSAQAALHMPVPFSVGAAR, encoded by the coding sequence ATGACCATCCCCAGCACCACCGAGGACACCGTCGACATCGACCTGGGCGGACGCCTGGTTACGGTTCCGCGAGACGGCATGTTCGACCGCTACCGGATGGACGCGCCGCTCGACGAGGTGGCGGCCATGCCCGGCGTGCCCGGCGTCGACTTCTTCCGGACTCTCCCGAAAACGCAGGTGGAGACGCCGATCGGCGCCACTCGCACGCCGAACTTCTACTACGCGATGGCCTCGGCTCGGCTCACCATGCTCGCCCCGAGTCGCGCGATCCGCGCTCACATCCCCAGCGAACTCGCACCCCTGGAGGTCGTACCCGGCCTCGGTCTGGTGTCGGTGATGTTCTTCCGATACGACGTGTGCGACATCGATTTCTACACCGAGGCGGCTGTCGGGGTCGCGGTTCGTCCGGCCCGCCACGGCGGGCGTGGCATCGCCGATCTCGGGTCGGCCCTCGCCAACGATCACCTGCACTCGTATGCGCTCTCGCTACCGGTCAACACCGAGATCGCGCAGGTGCGTGGCCACGACGGATACGGATTTCCCAAGTGGGTCACCGACCTTCAGGTCAGCATCGACTCGACCCGGACCTCGGCGCACATCGCCAACGATGCCGGTGGCACCGACGTCGCGTTCACGGCATCGACTCCCGCGCAAAAGAACTTCACCAGTGGTGAGCGGGTCTCGACCCTCACCTCCTACACCCGGCGCGCCGGAGCGTGGCACTCCACGCTCAATCAGACCAACCTCCTGGCGACCGGAACATCGGTGTTCCCACGGGGTTTCGATCTGACTGTCGGTGAGGGCCGGATGGCCGACGCTCTGCGTTCCCTCAAGCCGCTGCGGACCATCCGCTTCGACGCGACGACGTCGGCGCAGGCCGCGCTGCACATGCCGGTCCCGTTCTCGGTCGGGGCGGCGCGATGA
- a CDS encoding DUF3817 domain-containing protein yields the protein MTQTAQPTATPVEKVKGALLRYRILAWVTGLWLLLLVVELIVKYGFGVDSLDFVPIVHGWVYFVYLIMTVDLAIKVRWPLGKIVLTAIAGTIPFLSFYFEHIRTREVKQEYGLGGKSL from the coding sequence GTGACCCAGACCGCCCAGCCCACCGCCACTCCCGTCGAGAAGGTCAAGGGCGCACTCCTGCGATATCGCATCCTCGCGTGGGTCACCGGCTTGTGGCTGCTGCTGCTGGTGGTCGAGCTGATCGTCAAGTACGGCTTCGGCGTCGACTCGTTGGACTTCGTCCCGATCGTGCACGGCTGGGTGTACTTCGTGTACCTGATCATGACCGTGGATCTGGCCATCAAGGTGCGCTGGCCGCTGGGCAAGATCGTGCTGACGGCGATCGCGGGCACGATCCCGTTCCTGTCGTTCTACTTCGAGCACATCCGCACCCGTGAGGTGAAGCAGGAGTACGGCCTCGGCGGCAAGTCGCTGTAA
- the rph gene encoding ribonuclease PH, which translates to MTTRADGRADDELRPITFTRGFTSHPAGSVLVEFGHTRVLCTASVTEGVPPWRRGSRLGWLTAEYAMLPAATHERSRRESVAGKVGGRTHEISRLIGRSLRACIDLAALGENTIALDCDVLQADGGTRTAAITGAYVALADAVTWLGAAGKLSDPQPLSCMIAAVSVGVVDGRVRLDLPYEEDSRAEVDMNVVTTDAGTLVEVQGTGEGATFPRATLEKLLDLAEIGTAKLFEAQRAVLDEPYPGELPTA; encoded by the coding sequence GTGACGACACGCGCTGACGGCAGGGCCGACGACGAACTCCGACCGATCACCTTCACCCGCGGATTCACCTCTCATCCGGCCGGTTCCGTGCTGGTGGAATTCGGGCACACCCGGGTGCTGTGCACCGCCAGTGTGACCGAGGGTGTGCCGCCGTGGCGTCGGGGATCGCGGCTGGGGTGGCTGACCGCCGAGTACGCGATGTTGCCCGCCGCCACCCATGAGCGGTCGCGCCGCGAATCGGTCGCCGGCAAGGTCGGGGGCCGCACCCACGAGATCAGCCGACTCATCGGACGCTCGCTGCGTGCCTGCATCGACCTCGCCGCGCTGGGGGAGAACACGATCGCGCTCGACTGCGACGTACTGCAGGCCGACGGCGGCACCCGAACGGCCGCGATCACCGGTGCGTACGTCGCGCTCGCCGACGCGGTGACCTGGTTGGGTGCGGCGGGCAAGCTCTCCGACCCGCAGCCGTTGTCGTGCATGATCGCCGCGGTCAGCGTGGGCGTCGTCGACGGCCGGGTCCGGCTGGATCTGCCCTACGAGGAGGATTCGCGCGCCGAGGTCGACATGAACGTCGTGACCACCGACGCCGGCACCCTGGTGGAGGTGCAGGGCACCGGTGAGGGCGCGACCTTCCCGCGCGCCACCCTGGAGAAGCTGCTTGATCTCGCCGAGATCGGCACCGCCAAGCTCTTCGAGGCGCAACGCGCGGTGCTCGACGAGCCGTACCCGGGCGAGCTGCCGACCGCATGA
- a CDS encoding flavin monoamine oxidase family protein, with translation MSDDVDVVVVGAGLSGLIAARALRRSGADVLVLEAGDRCGGRAYSVTSSLGSRLDLGGQWVGHDHHRLMALADELGATRFTMHTPPMPRIADGSRRVRVTSPSVLAAVSGLAAVSAVRRVRRRQRWATTSVQSWLDRLPGRARRLLEVVAAISWTADPQRFSVRTMLSLIDVQGGLVTMLSTKGGAQDGLVVEGIGYLVDRLVDDLGSAVRTHCVVTGIERSDDRVVVRTASGDIGAREVIVAVPPPVAARITHHPPLPAERISMERGTFMGSVYKAIAVYPTPFWRVSGEAEMILLDRPGVAVFDTSPPDGPGHLCLLVGGAEAHDLDDLDTEERRRLLLGRIAGHLGDAICKPVDWHEKAWHLDDHVGGGYIAVPQLGAGHDELPMSSQAIGRVHWAGAETASEHPGYLDGAIGAGERAAAEVTRALRTRA, from the coding sequence ATGAGTGACGATGTCGATGTAGTGGTGGTGGGCGCGGGGCTGTCGGGTCTGATCGCTGCCCGCGCACTTCGGCGATCAGGGGCCGACGTCCTGGTACTCGAGGCCGGCGACAGATGCGGTGGCCGGGCGTATTCGGTGACGTCGAGTCTCGGCTCGCGACTGGACCTCGGTGGTCAGTGGGTGGGGCACGATCACCACCGGCTGATGGCTCTGGCCGACGAGCTCGGTGCAACCCGATTCACGATGCACACCCCGCCGATGCCCAGGATCGCCGACGGCTCCCGACGGGTGCGGGTGACCTCGCCGTCGGTGCTCGCCGCCGTGTCGGGTCTCGCCGCAGTGAGTGCGGTCCGCCGCGTTCGACGTCGGCAGAGGTGGGCGACGACGAGCGTGCAGAGCTGGCTCGACCGCCTACCCGGGCGCGCCCGACGACTACTCGAGGTCGTCGCCGCGATCTCGTGGACCGCCGACCCGCAACGGTTCTCGGTGCGGACCATGTTGAGCCTCATCGATGTACAGGGTGGTCTGGTGACCATGCTGTCGACGAAGGGGGGTGCCCAGGACGGGCTGGTCGTCGAAGGGATCGGATATCTGGTCGACCGACTCGTCGACGATCTCGGCTCGGCGGTACGCACGCACTGCGTGGTCACCGGGATCGAGCGGTCCGATGACCGCGTCGTCGTTCGCACCGCCTCGGGTGACATCGGCGCCCGTGAGGTCATCGTGGCCGTGCCGCCACCGGTCGCGGCGCGGATCACCCACCACCCGCCACTGCCGGCCGAGCGGATCTCGATGGAGCGCGGCACCTTCATGGGCTCGGTGTACAAGGCGATCGCGGTGTACCCGACCCCGTTCTGGCGGGTCTCGGGCGAGGCCGAGATGATCCTCCTCGACCGTCCCGGTGTCGCCGTCTTCGACACCTCGCCCCCGGATGGCCCAGGCCATCTGTGCCTACTCGTCGGCGGTGCCGAGGCCCATGACCTCGATGATCTCGATACGGAGGAACGACGGCGACTTCTGTTGGGCAGGATCGCCGGTCATCTCGGGGACGCCATCTGCAAGCCGGTCGACTGGCACGAGAAGGCGTGGCACCTCGACGATCACGTCGGCGGCGGCTACATTGCCGTGCCGCAACTCGGCGCCGGTCACGATGAGCTGCCGATGTCGTCGCAGGCAATCGGGCGCGTCCACTGGGCCGGAGCGGAGACCGCGAGTGAGCACCCCGGGTACCTCGACGGCGCAATCGGTGCCGGTGAACGAGCGGCCGCGGAAGTGACACGCGCGCTGCGAACACGGGCCTGA
- a CDS encoding TetR/AcrR family transcriptional regulator: protein MPPRSAYHHGDLPAALVRAAIELVDAEGADADLSLRAVARRAGVSTGAPYRHFADRNALLSAVAAVGYRELATTLQAAHRNPSSAQDLADIAVAYVHFAIDRPGLFRIMFGGVCDTDNTERVEAVEAIHAYLRDVVKRAIPSDTPDATATGAWALVHGLAFLFLDGKLDSSTPDAIDSTIRSVVLASLRH, encoded by the coding sequence ATGCCCCCTCGTTCGGCCTACCACCACGGCGACCTGCCCGCCGCGCTGGTTCGTGCCGCGATCGAGCTCGTCGACGCCGAGGGCGCAGACGCCGATCTGTCGCTGCGAGCCGTGGCGCGCCGGGCGGGGGTCTCGACCGGCGCCCCGTATCGCCACTTCGCCGACCGCAACGCACTGTTGTCCGCGGTGGCTGCGGTGGGCTATCGCGAACTGGCCACCACTCTGCAAGCAGCGCACCGGAATCCGAGTTCCGCTCAGGATCTCGCCGACATCGCGGTCGCCTATGTCCACTTCGCGATCGACCGGCCCGGCCTGTTCCGGATCATGTTCGGCGGCGTCTGCGACACCGACAACACCGAACGCGTCGAGGCGGTCGAGGCCATCCACGCCTATCTCCGTGACGTCGTGAAGCGCGCAATCCCCTCGGACACACCGGATGCCACGGCCACCGGCGCATGGGCGCTGGTACACGGCCTCGCATTCCTCTTCCTCGACGGCAAGCTCGATTCGTCGACCCCGGACGCCATCGACTCGACGATCCGCTCCGTCGTGTTGGCGTCCCTGCGCCACTGA
- a CDS encoding TetR/AcrR family transcriptional regulator: MVYVEASERSRRSVAAARAVMAREGVAATTLRAVAAEAGVPLGTLQYVFPTKEKLVRAVIEDVVEEIAALLAESLPVEGGLARAIRDGVALFWSTLVTPDVRLQIVQGELLNHSLRKPGWEHLAAWQYERYCSVLAQWCERAAQGAGETTAVPIDRLARLLLAGIDGMTLQYVCDPDDERAESDLAFFVETVITAAGIRPAR, from the coding sequence GTGGTCTACGTCGAGGCGTCGGAACGGAGCCGCCGGTCGGTCGCCGCGGCCCGGGCGGTGATGGCGCGAGAGGGCGTGGCCGCCACGACACTTCGCGCCGTCGCGGCCGAGGCCGGTGTGCCTCTCGGAACCCTGCAATATGTGTTCCCCACCAAGGAGAAACTGGTCCGGGCCGTCATCGAGGACGTGGTGGAGGAGATCGCCGCGCTACTCGCCGAGTCACTGCCGGTGGAGGGCGGGCTCGCCCGGGCCATCCGCGACGGCGTCGCACTGTTCTGGTCGACTCTCGTCACACCCGATGTGCGACTGCAGATCGTGCAGGGCGAGTTGCTCAATCACAGCCTCCGCAAGCCGGGGTGGGAGCACCTCGCGGCGTGGCAGTACGAACGCTATTGCAGTGTGCTCGCGCAGTGGTGTGAGCGGGCGGCGCAGGGGGCCGGGGAGACCACCGCGGTGCCGATCGATCGGCTGGCGCGCCTTCTGCTCGCCGGAATCGACGGCATGACCCTGCAATACGTCTGCGACCCCGACGACGAGCGCGCCGAGAGCGACCTGGCGTTCTTCGTCGAGACGGTGATCACCGCAGCCGGCATCCGACCCGCACGCTGA
- a CDS encoding transcriptional regulator — translation MSAQPGRRRHRPALLVLVVVAAIVCLGLAWWQWDTYEAGGTGQNLGYALQWPAFGFAFLWAYRRFVVLESDPEELQRATAAKGMTEIPEDLLPDRASTPSASSLRESTVADDDAGLREYNRYLAELSAADRAHGDGHLATATPDSSVSEDRRK, via the coding sequence ATGTCCGCGCAGCCCGGCCGTCGACGGCACCGCCCCGCACTCCTGGTGCTGGTGGTGGTTGCCGCGATTGTCTGTCTCGGCCTGGCGTGGTGGCAGTGGGACACCTATGAGGCCGGCGGGACCGGCCAAAACCTGGGTTACGCGTTGCAGTGGCCTGCTTTCGGTTTCGCGTTCCTGTGGGCCTATCGACGGTTCGTCGTCCTGGAGAGCGACCCCGAGGAACTGCAGCGGGCGACCGCGGCGAAGGGGATGACGGAGATCCCCGAGGATCTGCTCCCCGATCGCGCGAGCACCCCGAGTGCCTCGTCGTTGCGCGAATCGACCGTCGCGGACGACGACGCCGGACTCCGCGAGTACAACAGGTACCTGGCCGAGCTCAGCGCCGCCGACCGTGCACACGGCGACGGACACCTGGCCACCGCCACACCCGATTCATCTGTCAGTGAGGACCGCCGCAAGTGA
- a CDS encoding cyclic nucleotide-degrading phosphodiesterase has product MRVTVLGCSGSVGGPGTACSGYLFSVPGEQPVLMDCGPGVFGELMRVSDPDDIAVVLSHMHADHCLDLPAMMVWRRYAPPGPAPERAPLYGPAGVAMRIGAASSEYPGEIDDISDTFDVHEWADGMEITLGGMNIHAMKLDHPPETYGLRVTGPEGHVIAFSGDTGPCDELIELATDADLFLCEASWPHDPVNRPKHLHLSGIEAGEAAAKANAKVLAITHVPPWCDASVIMAEARSTFSGPVELVRQGQVFHF; this is encoded by the coding sequence ATGCGTGTCACGGTGCTCGGTTGCTCGGGAAGTGTGGGTGGACCGGGTACAGCCTGTTCGGGCTACCTGTTCTCGGTGCCCGGCGAGCAACCCGTGCTGATGGACTGCGGGCCTGGCGTCTTCGGTGAGCTGATGCGGGTGTCCGATCCCGACGACATCGCCGTCGTGCTCTCGCACATGCACGCCGACCACTGCCTCGATCTCCCGGCGATGATGGTGTGGCGCCGCTATGCCCCGCCCGGCCCGGCACCGGAGAGGGCGCCGCTCTACGGCCCGGCGGGAGTGGCGATGCGGATCGGCGCGGCCTCCTCGGAGTACCCCGGCGAGATCGACGACATCAGCGACACCTTCGATGTGCACGAGTGGGCCGACGGGATGGAGATCACGCTGGGCGGGATGAACATCCACGCGATGAAACTCGATCACCCGCCGGAGACCTACGGGCTGCGCGTCACCGGTCCGGAGGGACACGTGATCGCCTTCAGCGGCGACACCGGGCCGTGTGACGAGCTCATCGAACTCGCCACCGACGCCGACCTGTTCCTGTGTGAGGCGTCGTGGCCCCACGATCCGGTCAACCGGCCCAAACACCTGCACCTATCGGGTATCGAGGCCGGTGAGGCTGCAGCGAAAGCCAACGCGAAGGTGTTGGCCATCACCCACGTCCCCCCGTGGTGCGACGCGTCGGTCATCATGGCCGAGGCGCGCAGCACCTTCTCCGGTCCGGTCGAACTCGTCCGGCAAGGGCAGGTCTTCCACTTCTGA
- the rdgB gene encoding RdgB/HAM1 family non-canonical purine NTP pyrophosphatase has protein sequence MSAPDSTPRRVLLASRNAKKLAELRRVVDAAGIVGLDVVGLDAVPEYPEEPETGATFEENALIKARSGARATGLPCLADDSGLSVDALNGMPGVLSARWSGRHGDDAANNELLLNQIADVPDERRGAAFVSACALVMPGGTETVVRGEWRGTILREGLGANGFGYDPLFVPDDAAATGRTSAELSAQEKDLLSHRGKALAQLVSALAALADSD, from the coding sequence ATGAGCGCTCCTGACTCGACACCCCGCCGCGTGCTGCTGGCCAGCCGCAACGCCAAGAAGCTGGCGGAGCTGCGACGCGTCGTCGACGCCGCGGGCATCGTGGGACTCGATGTCGTGGGACTCGACGCCGTCCCGGAGTACCCCGAGGAACCCGAGACCGGTGCAACTTTCGAGGAGAACGCGCTCATCAAGGCGCGCTCGGGAGCGCGTGCCACCGGACTGCCTTGCCTGGCCGACGATTCCGGGTTGTCGGTGGACGCCCTCAACGGTATGCCGGGAGTTCTCTCGGCCCGCTGGAGCGGACGTCACGGCGACGACGCCGCGAACAACGAGCTGTTGCTGAATCAGATCGCCGACGTCCCCGACGAACGTCGCGGGGCCGCGTTCGTCTCGGCGTGTGCACTTGTGATGCCCGGCGGTACCGAGACGGTCGTGCGTGGTGAATGGCGCGGAACCATCTTGCGAGAAGGTCTCGGCGCCAATGGTTTCGGCTACGATCCGCTGTTCGTTCCGGACGACGCGGCGGCGACCGGGCGGACTTCTGCGGAATTGTCGGCGCAGGAAAAGGATTTGCTGAGTCACCGCGGTAAGGCGTTGGCGCAGTTGGTATCTGCGCTGGCAGCGCTCGCCGACTCCGACTGA
- a CDS encoding NAD(P)H-quinone oxidoreductase: MRAIVVDAEKNLTVADIPTPTPGPDEVLVRVAAAGINRADLMQRQGLYPPPPGITDIMGMEISGTVVALGRDIGPDSPALGQQVCALIAGGGYADYAVVPVTQVLPVPSGVSLVDAAALPEVASTVWSTVVADAGLRAGELLLVHGGGSGIGTHAIQVAKALGARVAVTVGSEHKAQRCRALGADLVINYREQDFAAELAGRADVILDIMGGSYLSRNIDALAVGGRLVIIGMQGGVTGEVNVAALIGKRARIIGLNVRNRPLTGPGSKAEIVAAVAADEWPLVEQALVAPVISARLPLADAERGQALLESAESVGKVLLLTGQ, from the coding sequence ATGCGCGCCATCGTCGTCGACGCTGAAAAGAACCTCACCGTCGCCGACATCCCCACTCCCACACCAGGGCCCGACGAGGTACTCGTCCGCGTCGCCGCCGCCGGGATCAACCGTGCCGACCTGATGCAGCGCCAGGGGCTGTATCCCCCACCACCCGGCATCACCGACATCATGGGCATGGAGATCTCCGGCACCGTCGTCGCGCTCGGTCGAGACATCGGCCCCGACTCCCCCGCGCTCGGGCAGCAGGTGTGCGCCCTCATCGCCGGTGGCGGGTACGCCGACTACGCCGTCGTCCCGGTGACCCAGGTGCTTCCCGTGCCGTCGGGTGTGTCGCTCGTCGACGCCGCGGCGCTGCCCGAGGTGGCGAGTACGGTCTGGTCCACGGTGGTCGCCGACGCCGGGCTCCGCGCGGGCGAGCTGTTGCTCGTGCACGGCGGTGGTAGCGGTATCGGCACCCACGCGATTCAGGTAGCCAAGGCCCTCGGAGCGCGCGTCGCGGTGACCGTCGGCTCCGAGCACAAGGCCCAGCGCTGCCGAGCGCTCGGTGCCGACCTCGTGATCAATTACCGCGAACAGGATTTCGCCGCCGAGCTGGCCGGGCGCGCCGATGTAATCCTCGACATCATGGGCGGCAGCTACCTGTCGCGTAACATCGACGCCCTCGCCGTGGGCGGACGACTGGTGATCATCGGAATGCAGGGCGGCGTCACCGGCGAGGTCAACGTCGCCGCGCTGATCGGCAAGCGGGCCCGGATCATCGGACTCAACGTCCGCAACCGCCCCCTGACCGGCCCCGGATCGAAGGCCGAGATCGTGGCCGCGGTGGCCGCCGACGAATGGCCGCTGGTCGAGCAAGCCCTCGTCGCGCCGGTGATCTCCGCGCGGCTTCCGCTCGCCGATGCCGAGCGTGGGCAGGCGCTGCTCGAATCGGCGGAGTCCGTCGGGAAGGTCCTCCTGTTGACCGGGCAGTGA
- a CDS encoding type 1 glutamine amidotransferase domain-containing protein codes for MATRILNVVTNVGHYDDPSHPTGLWLSELTHAWQVFDDRGFEQTIVSPHGGHVPLEPRSLKFPNYDKTAKAWHADPARMQLLETTAAPDEIDSADYDAIYFTGGHAVMYDFPESEGLQRITREIFERGGVVASVCHGYCGLLNTTLSDGTLLVAGRKVTGFAWQEEVLARVNKLVPYNAEAEMKKRGALYEKGRLPFVSYAVVDGNLVTGQNPGSAKETALKVAALL; via the coding sequence ATGGCGACTCGCATTCTCAACGTCGTCACCAACGTCGGGCACTACGACGACCCGTCCCACCCGACCGGCCTGTGGCTCTCGGAACTCACGCACGCGTGGCAGGTCTTCGACGACCGCGGCTTCGAGCAGACAATCGTCAGTCCGCACGGCGGCCATGTCCCGTTGGAGCCGCGATCGTTGAAGTTCCCCAACTACGACAAGACCGCAAAGGCCTGGCATGCCGATCCTGCGCGCATGCAACTGCTCGAGACCACCGCGGCACCCGACGAGATCGACTCCGCCGACTACGATGCCATCTACTTCACCGGTGGTCACGCGGTGATGTACGACTTTCCCGAAAGCGAAGGGCTACAGCGGATCACGCGTGAAATCTTCGAGCGGGGAGGGGTCGTCGCCTCGGTCTGCCACGGCTACTGCGGTCTGCTCAACACCACCCTGTCCGACGGCACACTCCTCGTCGCCGGCCGCAAGGTCACCGGCTTTGCCTGGCAAGAAGAGGTGCTCGCGCGAGTGAACAAGCTGGTGCCCTACAACGCCGAGGCGGAGATGAAGAAGCGCGGCGCCCTGTACGAGAAAGGTCGACTGCCGTTCGTCTCGTACGCGGTTGTCGACGGCAATCTCGTCACCGGCCAGAATCCTGGATCGGCCAAGGAGACGGCTCTCAAGGTCGCGGCGCTGCTCTGA